Proteins from one Longimicrobium sp. genomic window:
- a CDS encoding M28 family metallopeptidase: MTRPTYAVLSAALALAACAAPVSPPASAPAPAPVSIPLSASGLTAEQAAATITPQDVYARIEFLASDRMRGRNTPSPELEIAASYLVNQYKLWGLQPGGENDTFYQWWPFRGRGAAAGTAGVPVPNVVAVLPGSDPALRNEYVVLSAHMDHVGVGRPVNGDSIYNGADDDASGTTGLLEVAEAFARMGVRPRRSIVFLHVSGEEKGLLGSAWYAEHPTVPLAQTVANVNVDMIGRNDPGMVVVIGKKYSSLGPLADRVGAARPDLRLRLSDDLWPEERFFFRSDHFHFARKEVPAIFFFSGVHPDYHQPSDEVETIDTDKAARIARMVFYVVMEIANDPERPRWDPAGLEEVRRMRR, from the coding sequence ATGACCCGACCCACGTACGCCGTTCTTTCCGCCGCGCTGGCACTTGCTGCCTGCGCGGCGCCCGTTTCTCCCCCCGCGTCCGCGCCGGCCCCGGCGCCGGTCTCGATTCCGCTTTCGGCCTCCGGACTCACGGCGGAGCAAGCCGCGGCCACCATCACCCCGCAGGACGTCTACGCCCGCATCGAGTTCCTGGCGTCGGACCGCATGCGCGGGCGCAACACACCGAGCCCCGAGCTGGAGATTGCGGCCTCGTACCTGGTCAACCAATACAAGCTGTGGGGGCTGCAGCCGGGCGGGGAGAACGACACCTTCTACCAGTGGTGGCCCTTCCGCGGCCGGGGCGCGGCGGCGGGCACCGCCGGGGTGCCGGTGCCCAACGTGGTCGCCGTGCTGCCGGGAAGCGATCCCGCGCTGCGCAACGAGTACGTGGTGCTCTCCGCCCACATGGACCACGTGGGCGTGGGCCGCCCGGTGAACGGCGACAGCATCTACAACGGGGCCGACGACGACGCCAGCGGCACCACGGGGCTGCTGGAGGTGGCCGAGGCTTTCGCGCGCATGGGCGTGCGCCCGCGCCGCAGCATCGTGTTCCTGCACGTGAGCGGCGAGGAGAAGGGGCTGCTGGGCTCCGCCTGGTACGCGGAGCACCCCACGGTGCCGCTGGCGCAGACGGTGGCGAACGTGAACGTCGACATGATCGGCCGCAACGACCCCGGGATGGTGGTGGTCATCGGCAAGAAGTACTCGAGCCTGGGCCCGCTGGCGGACCGTGTAGGGGCCGCGCGCCCCGACCTGCGGCTGCGCCTGTCCGACGACCTCTGGCCCGAGGAGCGCTTCTTCTTCCGCTCCGACCACTTCCACTTCGCCCGCAAGGAAGTGCCGGCCATCTTCTTCTTCAGCGGCGTGCACCCGGACTACCACCAGCCCTCGGACGAGGTGGAGACGATCGACACCGACAAGGCGGCGCGCATCGCCCGGATGGTGTTCTACGTGGTGATGGAGATCGCCAACGACCCCGAGCGGCCCAGGTGGGATCCGGCGGGGCTGGAAGAAGTCCGGCGCATGCGGCGGTAG